In Leopardus geoffroyi isolate Oge1 chromosome B4, O.geoffroyi_Oge1_pat1.0, whole genome shotgun sequence, the DNA window agggatacaggagtactgatgcataggggcacttgtaccccagtgtttatagcagcactctcaacagtagccaaattatggaaagagcctaaatgtccattaactgatgaatggataaagaaattgtggtttatatacacaatggagtactacgtgacaatgagaaagaatgaaatatggccctttgtagcaacgtggatggaattggagagtgttatgctaagtgaaataagccatacagagaaagacagataccatatgttttcactcttatgtggatcctgagaaacttaacagaaacccatgggggagggtaaggaaaaaaaaaagaggttagagtgggagagagccaaagcgtaagagactcttaaaaactgagaacaaactgagagttgatggggggtgggagggaggggaggatgagtgatgggtattgaagagggcatcttttgggatgagcactgggtattgtatggaaaccaatttgacagtaaatttcacacattaaaaacaaacaaacactgttgCCCTTCTTTTTAATTCTCCAGGCACAGAGATTTCTATAGTGAATATACCTGtcctattttaaagtaatcttttcTTAAAGGTCACCTCCTATGCATTATAATATTTTACAGGTTATTTGATAAATtctaaatacacatttaatacCTTAATTGGATAAGATGATTtgcttttactcatttattaggtatttgtttttaaataattgctaAAAGGCTATGATATGTAAATACTGTAAGAAGCATACACGGAGTTCTTATTACTTTGTATGGTTTCAGCCTCAGGTAGTTTGGAGAGGAGCTGGCTTCATGTTATACCTCACTTTTGTGATAGAAATTATGCAAAATCAGTTCTTCTGCACCTTCAGATTCAAGTTTAGTGGTATTTTTAAACTGAGAACCTCAGCAGTTTGGTTCAGTGAACGTTATCTCCTACATACTTGGTACTTTACTAAGGTTCTGGGATATAATAGTAAGTAAATCAACATAGATCTGCCCTCAAGAGGGTTTTATAGTTCTCTAACagttgaaatatttagaaaatatatttgtaattatcAGCGAGGCTTATCTTAAAAAGCATCCCTTGGTGTTACCTGTTAGTGCAACTACTTGTTCTCTTAAGTTCTGAATGGATTTCTTCTTACTGCCttcacaaacagaaaacaagattATATGGGGGCATccagtgtgttttcatttatattttccatatgtTTCTACAAgtgtattgtaattttttttatcagtaacCCAAATCAGTCTTTTGGGAAGTATTATTTATGGTAACCattgtttcttttagttttctcgTAAGATTCACATTGAAACTATGTGTGAAGTAAAGAAAATCTACCTTCAGGAAGAATTTAGAATTTCGAGGAAAAAGTCCTTGCCTTTTCCGAGAGACCATCATAATCAGCCAGTCACAACTGATAACGGtaagtaattaagaaaaaatgtaataaccagtaatttaaaaggaggaaacttaaatataaaaaataaacatgaggggcatctggatggctcaatccattaagtgtgtgacttcagctcaggtcatgatctcacagtttgtgagttcgagccccactttgggctgtgtgctgacatctcagaacctggagccctatttggattcagtgtctccctctctctctgcccctcccccactcatgctgtgtctctccttcaaaaataaacttaaaaaaaaaaagtaaacatgaaatcATTACTTAATGTAAGTCATTTCCTTTTCACTACTTAATCTTCAAGTTTCCTAATAATTGATATAGTGAGCATCACATTTTACATGGCATTCATGGTGTTTTGCCCACCACAACTCTGTGAGTCAAATGGAATATCTTGCAGatcaaaaagaaactaaaaaaacctTTATGCTTTCAGAGGTGAAGTGACTTCCCCCAAATCAGATTGAAAATCTGTAATTTGGGACTAATTCCTGTTCCACATCTCCTGTGAGACCTACcactatttgaagaaatacacTCAAACTagtgtgtaatattccattattttgaattctttgaatttttccaCGGGAAGAGTTAATGTTACAGTTTGACTAAGAACAGTAAgggaaaacattgaaaaatgagtaatgtaggggcgcctgggtggcgcagtcggttaagcgtccgacttcagccaggtcacgatctcgcggcccgtgagttcgagccccgcgtcaggctctgggctgatggctcagagcctggagcctgtttccgattctgtgtctccctctctcttgcccctcccccgttcatgctctgtctctctctgtcccaaaaataaataaacgttgaaaaaaaaaaattaaaaaaaaaaaataaagaaaaatgagtaatgtAGTTGGGCTAAACTCTCTGGAGtatataatgtattaatatttttagataaataatttataaagtgattatcaatttaaatttactttgttaGAAAAGGTCTAGGTCTAAATTTGAAGGGAAAATGTTTAGAATGCTGTAATGTTATAAGTATACCCAAAACAAGGAGATAATGTTGATTGTATTATAATTGTTTTAGCAAATGTgccttataaaaattattaagcagTGTTGTTTTAAAGTACTCTCCTACCATTTTCTTTCACCCTTTATTCTAGGTATTATAGTCACATAATGCTATGGATAACTTGTGGTGATTACATTGGAGAAtaaaggttttgtttattttgttttgttttagaggtATGGCCTGTATATGTGGAATTGACCAGTGAAAAGATATACGGCTGTGATTTCATTGTCAGTGCTACAGGAGTTACACCAAATATAGAACCTTTTCTCTATGGCAACAATGTAAGGTGAAGTTTTTTTTGTCctgctgtgaatatttttatattttttttaatgtttatttatttttgagagagacagagaaagagtatgagcagggggacgggcagagagaaagggagacagaatccaggggaggctccaggctctgaacaagctgtcagcacacagcctgacactgggctcagactcacaaactgtgagatcatgacctgagctaaagtcggatgcttaactgactgagccacccaggtgcctcatgctgtgaatatttttaaagtactgtatGAAATTTAACTTTCAAGCATAAATAACTGTTCCTTGCTTTAGTGTAAAACTGTAATTCATGGAAGGTGAAAACAATTTAGATCATATTCATGTTTGGATTTGCAGTATTTCTTATTGCATAAAGTCCTTAAGCAGCTAACATCCCAGCATAAATGTCATCATTGATGGAACATAATGCACAGTTCATTTGTCTAAAGGTTGGTAAGAGACTGACACCTATGGATTCACAAGTGATTTCTTTTAGAGAAACTATCTtgtcttttttgccttttagcaTTTAAAGCTCACAAAACTGGAATATTGTAATTATGAGTGGGGTAGTCATGGTTACTGAGTGTTCCTGATGTTGAAAGTCTAAGAATTTTTGAGTTGGTCTGTCTTAGTAGCATTTTGATCCCCTGGAAATTGAGCTGAGTTATGTAAACTTTCAGCTATTATTTACTTTCTCATTAAAGATCAGCATACCAAGGTGTACAAATGTGACTTGTTCTTTTACTTTAGAATGACAAAGCCATCTTTCACTTTTCTTCCCATGTGTTCTCATAAGAAACATTGTTTAGTTTGATCTAGGCGAAGATGGTGGCCTGAAAGTGGATGATCACATGCACACGTCTCTCTCTGATATCTATGCTGCAGGTGACATCTGCACTGCGTCATGGCAGCCCAGCCCAGTGTGGCAGCAGGTAAGCCAGCATCCAGGATCACATCCATCTGACGGTAAAGGAGTTGCTACCAGCAAATCTAAATATCTGGTTTTCCAACTTTTTTACTTTAAGAAGCTGTCATAGAGTTTTTTGTGACAATTAAAGAATTCTCCCTTTTGGTAAGTTATTATATAGTGATGGAACAGTAGTTTATCAGCCCTGTCCAGTGGAACTTTATGcgatgacagaaatgttctgtacCTTTGCAGTGTCCAGTCAGGTAGTCACTAACTACGTATCTCTATTGAGCACTTGAgtttaaatagctacatgtgtCTAGTGTCTGCCAGACTGGACAGCACAGCTTTAGATTAATAATTACTgaggtataggggcgcctgggtggcgcagtcggttaagtgtccgacttcagccaggtcacgatcttgcagtccgtgagttcgagccccgcatcaggctctgggctgatggctcagagcctggagcctgtttctgattctgtgtctccctctctctctgcccctcccccgttcatgctctgtctctctctgtcccaaaaataaatgttgaaaaaaaaaaaaattaaaaaaaaaaaataataataattactgagGTATAAACCATGTAGATAAATGATGACCCTATTCTGTCCCTGTGAGAACTGTGACTGAAAAAATTTCCTATAGTAAACAGCCTTCCTCAGCTGAACACCTCCATTGAACTGGGCATAGACTTCCTCCTAATGGTGGAGGAGAAATCCTTGAGGAAGATACTCAGACCGTGGTCATAGGTGAGGTGGTCTCAGGGGGAGGAGAGACACAGTAGATGTTACAGATAAAAGACCCAGGCAACACTCTGTGTGAGACCAGCTCCACAGGTAGGGATATTACTCCTTCAGATCAACCATGGAGTGTGAAGTAGCAGAAGAGCTAGATGTATTTTAAGAGGCAGCTTCATTACTTTGTGTGTTTTTACCTACAGCAGAGCTGACAATCATATAAAAGTGCTTttagcctaggggcgcctgggtggtatagtcagttaagcgtcagactcagctcaggtcatgatctcatggttcgtgagtttttagccccgcatcaggctctgtgctgacagctgggagcctgctttggattctgtgtcttcctctctgtctgcacaccctccactcatgctttgtctctgtctgtcctcaaaaaataaatgttaaaaaaaattttaatttttttttaaaaagagtgctagcttcttttcagttttctctgtAATCATTCTCTTTCACTTCTGTGACAGATCTATCATAAACTCTgagtttgtgggatttttttaacGCTTTTAAACCGTTTAGGGTAAATTACATCCTTAATGGATGTCATAAACTCTGGTATAGTCCGTGTCCAAAAATGACAAGTGTCTCTTGAGTGGATCTAATAGACCCTGTCTCTTAATTTGCAGAagcagtaaataataaataagtacactAATTAATTTGTTTTACACAGTCCGAGACACAGACTGAAGGGACCTTGAAGCTGGTATACATTGTTTATGTTTATAGAAATCTATCAGAAATGATTGTGGTATTAGTTTTGCACACAAAAGGACATTACTAATTGCTTAGTGTAGGCTAGCTTATTTAAATCTCTTAATAGCCATTGAATAGGTGgtatacatttttgtttcaggtgaagaaactgaggctcagttaaataagtagaaataaaaacttaaatatgtaGAAGAGTTGGTATTTAAATCTCTTGACTTCCAAGGCCAGTGTTCTATGCAGGATCACTGATAACCTAAgggaagaatttaaaatgaattccCAGCATTGGTTGCTGAAATCTGGTAACATTTCTTGAGGCTGTTAGGACACCAACTAATATATCGATCTGCCTGACCACTGAGGTTTTATTGCATGAGAAGCCTTAACTATATAGCACCAAAATCTAAGGATTAggaaaaggaatgaatttttCAGTGATCATTTCTCATCTCTATTTATGCTGATGATAAACTTACTCTGTGAGAGGAGACCAGTTAATTAGTATTATTCTTCCCTGGTGTACCCTGAAATGTTTTAGTTGTTATAGTTTATTGAAACGTACAGAGTTGGTATCATCCTTTAATTTTAGAATTCTCAAATAGCGGAATCAGTTTTGGTTAGTGTGGAATGGTGATTGCTTCTATGGCAAAGACAATCCAGCTGGTCATCTGACTAGCTAGATGTAACCAATCTCAAGGACTCTCAATATTGAAGCCCTTTAAGCAATTCTGTAAGGTTAAGGTGCTAGCATTTTTTAAGTATGGACAATGAACATTATATctcataacatttttttatttcagatgagGCTGTGGACCCAGGCTAGACAGATGGGGTGGTACGCAGCCAAGTGCATGGCCGCAGCTACTTTAGGACAATCTACTGACATGGACTTCAGCTTTGAACTTTTTGCTCACGTAACAAAATTCTTTAACTATAAGGTAAGATAAACAAAGTAGTGCCTTTTTCTGCTTGTTCGCctttaattatgtaattttatcatTTGAGTAAGTAAATATATGGTTTTAgtcattttaccaaaaaatgaCATCTCATTTCTTGCAAATCAGTACCTGGTATTACTGCTGGTCTTAATTCCTAATCACCACCTACCTTCCTACGATACTATTTTATAGttaaaggtgggggtgggggggggcatctcTTCTAGACTTACTCCCTGTTGATGCATTTCTGCATTTCATTTGAGATCCATCCTTGCCTTGTAAGGGGAACTAATAGCTGTCATACTCAAAAATGAACCAGGTACTCTGCCATACTTATTTTACTCTGAGGCAAGTTTTTTCTTGATAATTTACTGATAAGGAAGAACACAGGTAAGACTTAAGGAGATTAAATCATAACTCTAAGCTAATGTAGTCCAGATCCTGCATATTTGCTAATTCactagatatttttaatgttcatatataGATTGTGTGTTAGTGTCATCTGTATAATAAATGCAGTGCTATTCTAGCATAACACAGTGTAACTACATACCGTGTTTCCTTTTTGTACTTTATCCCTGCGTTTAGGTTGTATTGCTGGGAAAATACAATGCACAGGGCTTAGGTTCAGATCATGAATTAATGCTGAGATGTACCAAAGGACAAGAATACGTCAAAGTCGTCATGCAGAATGGGCGCATGATGGGAGCTGTCTTAATTGGTGAAACTGATttagaagaaacatttgaaaacttaattttaaatcaaATGGATCTTTCATCATATGGAGAAGATCTGCTAGATCCCAATATTGATTTAGAAGattattttgattaataaaaGCATTTCAAGAGCTACAGAATGTTCCAAATAATACAAAGtcacaataaagtaaaatttaatagaaGTGATAATGATTTCAGtggcaaagttttaaaatatattttttctaacttaaaacCTAGCACTTAATGTAAATTTAAgttattcatttctaatttacCTTTGGGGCAGATTCAGCTAGGTTGTGATCTACTTAGCCAACAACTTGGCCTGGTACACCAGAATCATTCTGATTGAAATGTTAGAGAGGGCTGTGGTTTCAAGAGGCTTACAGTTTGGTTTTGGATTCCACAGCTGTTAAGAGCTGAAATCACTCCCTTTGTAATAAGcctatttaaaatattccacGTGATAACACTTGCTATCAACagttatgtaaaaataatacGAGTTTATGTGAACTttagtttacatttttctcattttatactgtcaatttttataaatcatgATCTCAAGTGTTCAAGcctttaatattaatgaaattgtcttaaactacaaaataataGTGTGTACGtgcataaaatgttttcttggaaaATTCGGAAACACTCTATTCTTAGATCGCTGAAGCATGTTTGCAGACTTTTGGAAGTTACCTgaattgttttcttccctctttatcACCTCCTTTAGAATGATACGTTTGAAGTGATTCAgtctacaaacaaaaacaaacactttggTAAAAACTCAGCTGTTGCATTTTCTCTTCAGATTAATAGTCCCCCTGGATCCTTCTATATCGGTTAGCTCTTTAGTTAAGTGTCAGTGGCCTAGtttttttgtcttcaaatatCTACTCAAATATGAGCCTTATCTTGAAGGGATATGTTGTCTGAGAAACCCTAAATCTATGGACACAGTGGTACACAGCATGGTTTCACAGGCTTGAGAGTATCGGTTCAACCTTTGCTGCGCAGGCAGACTTCTCAACCAGTGTTGATCACAACCGGTATTGTGAACAAGTCCTCTGCCTACTTCAGGATCTTGATTAGATCTCTGCAGTATGCTGTTAGATGTTTCATCTTTCACATGCTGTAATGAAATAGGCAACTGGGATTTGGGAATTACAAGGACAGGCTATTCTAGTTATTAAACTGGCTTAAAATGAGTCCTCAACATGAGCCACCCTAAACACTGACTTGTTAATTTGTTCTGAACTAAAATTAGGATATTCCTCAAGTCTGTCACTAAACTGTTACAGTCTCTGTAAGACATTGTTGAATTTACAGAGATGTAAAGAAAATAACCTGGTTACCAGAAGGCCTTTGGATATGCTCTAGGAACCAGAGTGTCTGCCAGACATGATTGAGAGATACTTAGAATCAGCCTATTCTTCATATTTACCTGATTTGTGCTCATTACACAGTATTCTGGAAACTGTGGCTTCCTAGGTACACTGTTTAGAGACAAGAATGTCCTCATCATCAGATATTCCTAATTACTGATTCTAGTACCCTGATTTATATATCAGACTCTTGTTAACTGGTGAGTATAGCACAGCATAATAAACTCAGAAGTTTCTCTGGCTGCAAATTTAAGACCATAGTTACCTTCACCCACCAGGTGTCAGAACTCCTGTGAAGGGGAACTGGTTAGTCCAGCTCTTCAGATATAACAAACATGCAGGATGAAAAAAAGTTCAACTACAGCACCCAAACACTGCTATCTATATTAGTGTCTTATGAGTGATTAGCCATTACGTGGTTCAAAAATAATTCACTCTTTTGCATGGAATTTCTCTTTCCAATCAGCCACTATAAACTCTTAGAGATTAGCCTTTTCTTAAATAGCATTTCTATTCAGAGGGATTTAaacttttcccttcatttcttaaaaatttaacatgCCCTTAGTACAGCAATATAGATCCATACACATACCACTTAcccttttatccttttattattttactgtttaaaacTGTGTTACTTTTGAATCTAGAAAATGCTGTTCACAGCTTGCTTAatcttttaaatccattttgggATCTAGTATTGCCCCCATGTAGTCCTAGCTATATATATTAGCCTATAAAGATTTAAACAATGAACTAGGGAGTGTTCCAAtccaagatggcaacataggaagatcctgaactgaGCGCACCAAATCTACACCTGTTTATAGGCAACTCCTCTTGAAGAACTGAGGActgactgaacagcttctgtACAATAAAAGATACACCACATGGAgaacagcaagagagacagacatggTAACCAAGGGTACCCACCCCTGATGCTGCAAACTGTAGTGGGGAGGATAGTAATGAGGTACCAGGAGCAGATTCATCTACCCTGGGCCACAGAAAATAACAGCCCTGGCTTAAAAGAGCAACTAGAATATAAAGTAGCCCTTGAACCCTGCTAAACGGGAGGGGAGCTGCTGCAACTCTCTCTGGGTTGGAAGGTCTAATATGTGCCACAGCTTATGCACCCTCCCACAACCTTGACAGCATAGATGGGAGCAGGGTCCAGGTGTCCTAACCAGCCTGCCACCTCAGCCCTGACACCAGCCCCAGCTGTCCCACCAAAGCAGCCCCATGGTGGTGCATACCAGGAAGCCCTGGTCGGCGCTCACTATAGCTCCAGCTATCTCACCACACTGAGGCAGGCACAAAGCACACTGGAACACTTCAGGCCTGCACCACTGTGGTTTCAGACAGCTTTTCAGCACACCCCCAGCTGATGCCTTTTTTCAGCTCCAGCTGCCCTGCCAGGACACCCACACTTGAGCTTCCTTGCAGGGCACCCTCCATACAGAGAACCCTAGAGTGACCCCAGCCTATGCCCATTTCAGCTATAATTGTCCAAGTTGTCCCCTTTACAAAGCACCCAGTGACGTGCCCAGCCAACAACCCACCTCAGCTCCAACTGCCCCCATCAAAGTACCTTCTGCACATCCCAGAACACCCCAGCTTACACCCACTTGGATTTCAGCCATCCTGTCAGGGTGCCCTCTGCACGGAGAACCCCAGGACTACCCATGGCTTGTGCCCACTTCATCATTAGCTTTCCTGCCAGGGCACCCAATGCCAAGAGCCTCAggacccacccccagcccacacccACTTAATCTACCACTCTTCTACCAGGGCAGCGCCAGCAGGGGGTACACTGCACCCCCCATCCCATGCCAGACAGCAAAAGTCACCAGATACATACAGTCTACACAGAGGACAACCACACATAAAGACCATTCCTTCAAGTTTAGGAGGAGTAGCTCTTCTgtctaattcatagaaacaaagttaag includes these proteins:
- the LOC123591553 gene encoding pyridine nucleotide-disulfide oxidoreductase domain-containing protein 1-like; the protein is MEAARPPSTAGKFVVVGGGIAGVTCAEQLAIHFPSEDILLVTASPVIKAVTNFKQVSKVLEEFDVEEQPNTMLENRFPNIKVIESGVKQLKSKEHCILTGDGSQHVYKKLCLCAGAKPKLICEGNPYVLGIRDTDSAQEFQKQLTKAKRIMIIGNGGIALELVYEIEGCEVIWAIKDKAIGNTFFDAGAAEFLTSKLIAEKPEAKIAHKRTRYTTEGRKKERQTKGSAGNMGSALGPDWHEGLNLKGTKEFSRKIHIETMCEVKKIYLQEEFRISRKKSLPFPRDHHNQPVTTDNEVWPVYVELTSEKIYGCDFIVSATGVTPNIEPFLYGNNFDLGEDGGLKVDDHMHTSLSDIYAAGDICTASWQPSPVWQQMRLWTQARQMGWYAAKCMAAATLGQSTDMDFSFELFAHVTKFFNYKVVLLGKYNAQGLGSDHELMLRCTKGQEYVKVVMQNGRMMGAVLIGETDLEETFENLILNQMDLSSYGEDLLDPNIDLEDYFD